One Citrus sinensis cultivar Valencia sweet orange chromosome 5, DVS_A1.0, whole genome shotgun sequence genomic window, TAATAGGATATACAATCTCTGTGGGACGATACTCTActcttcattatattacttgtgccGACTAGTACACTTGCTAATTTACGCAACAAGTTTTTGCAAATctagataaaacaaaataaaataagtaaaagaaaagaaaaaggatacgaaaaagaaaaaaaaattgataataataaagtttagaaagcttgggttgcctcccaagaAGCGCTTAATTTATAGTCATTAGCTTGACTGTCTCTGGTCGTCATTCAGGACTAGACAGCTCAATAGCTATCTTGTGCTTATCAAATGCATCATCCAAATAAGGCTTCAATCGATGACCATTAACCTTGAATGTGCCCTTTGTATCATGTGAAACTTCTACCACGCCAGATGGAAAGACTTGTGTTATTGTAAAAGGACCAGACCAACGGGATCGCAACTTGCCTGGGAAAAGCCGAAGTCgagaattatataataaaacattttggCCAACTTGAAATTCACGTCTGAGTATATGCTTGTCATGCCAATGTTTAGTGCGGGCTTTATAGATTCAAGCATTCTCATACGCTGCATTGCGAAATTCATCCAGTTCATTAAGTTGCAACAATCTCTTTTCTCCTGCTGCTTGCATGTCAAAGTTCAAAATCTTCATCGCCCAATATGCCCTATGCTCAAGTTCAACAGGTAGATGGCATGCTTTTCCGAATATTAGATGATAAGGAGACATACCAATAGGTGTTTTGAAAGCTGTTCGATACGCCCATAGTGCATCGTCTAATTTTATCGACCAATCCTTCCATGAAGCGTTTACTGTTTTCTCcaaaattctctttaattcTCGATTCGAAACTTCAACTTGGCCGCTAGTTTGTGGATGGTAAGGGGTGGCAACTCTGTGTGTGACTCCACATTTGCTCAAGAGGGCTTCAAATTGTCGATTGAAAAAATGTTTGCCACCATCACTTATAATTGCTCTTGGAGTGCCAAACCGcgtgaaaatatttttcttcaaaaaccTCACAACAACTCGAGCATCATTGGAAGGCAAAGCAACATCTTCAACCCACTTAGAAACATAATCAACAACTACCagaatatatttattcttgaAGGAAGATGGAAACGGACCCATGAAGTCAATTCCCCAGACATCAAACAATTCTATTTCAAGAATATTAGTTAGTGGCATTTTATTCTTCCTTGAAATGTTACCAGTTCTCTGACACCGGTCACAAGCAGCAACAAAAACATAAGCATCTTTAAATAAAGTAGGCCGATAAAAACCTGATTGAAGCACTTTTGCCGCAGTTTTGGTTGCGCTAAAATGTCCACCGACTTCACGAGAATGACAGTGTTGTAGAATGCTCTTCATCTCTTCTTCCGGGACACATCGTCGAATGATTTGATTTGAACAGTACTTATACAAGAACGAATCTTCCCAAAGATAATACTTGACATCTGAaaagaatttcttcttctgttGATATGATATATCAGAAAGAACAACGGCGCTCGCCAAATAGTTCACGAAATCTGCATACCATGGTGCGCCGCAAGTCTGCAAGGCCAGCAGTTTTTCATCAGGAAATTCTTCGGTGATTGAAACCATTACATTATCCCCTCGCTCTCCCTGCTCTAACCGAGATAAGTGATCCGCCACCAAATTTTCAGATCCCTTCTTATCCCGAATCTCtaaatcaaattcttgtagTAAGAGCACCCAACGGATCAGTCTTGGTTTAGCATTTGCCTTTGTGAACAGATACTTGAGAGCTGAATGATCAGTATAAACTATTACCTTGGAGCAAACCAAATATGAGCGGAATTTTTCAAGTGCAAACACAACGGCTAGAAACTCTTTCTCAGTGGTAGAATAATTCAATTGCGCGTCTGTCAGAGTTCGACttgcatagtaaataacatgcaACATGTTTTTATACCGCTGCCCCAAAACTGCTCCAATAGCATAATCACTCGCATCACACATAACCTCGAACGGCAGATCCTAATCTGGAGCCATAGTAACTGGAGCTGAAATCAGTTTCTCCTTTAAAGTGTTAAAAGCCTGCAAACACTTATCGGTAAAATTGAAAGGCATATCCTTGAGTAAAAGGTTGCATAAGGGTTTCGTTATCTTTGAAACATCTTTAATAAAACGTCGATAAAACCcggcatgccttagaaaactTCTTACTGCTTTCACGGAAGTCGGTGGTGGCAACTTCTCAATGACTTCGATCTTCGCTCtatcaacttcaattcctttagCTGAAATACGATGACCTAGCACAATGCCTTCTTGCACCATAaagtgacatttttcccaattcaaAACCAAGTTTGTCTCTTCATATCGCTGTAAAACTAGATCTAAATTGTTTAGACAATGATCAAATGAAGATCCAAAAACTgagaaatcatccataaaCACCTCAATGAATCTCtccaccatatcagaaaatatTGCTATTATGCAACGTTGAAAGGTAGCTGGTGCATTGCATAAGCCGAATGGCATTCTTCTATAAGTAAATGTACCATAAGGACATGTgaaagtggttttctcttgatcttctGGTGCTATAGGGAGTTGATTATAGCCTGAATATCCATCTAAAAAGCAATAGTAAGCATGGCCAGCAAGTCTCTCCaacatttgatcaataaaaggtagtggaaaatggtcttttctAGTAGCAGCATTAAGTTTTCTGTAATCCATGCATACCCACCAACCTGTGACTATCCTTGTTGGGATAAGTTCATTGTTGTCATTCTTCACGACCGTCATTCCTCCTTTCTTTGGTACCACTTGCACTGGACTGACCCATTTGCTATCAGAGATTGGATAAATTATCCCAGTATCCAATAATTTAAGCACCTCTGCCCTAACCACTTCTTGCATGTTTGGATTTAGGCGCCTTTGTGGCTGTACTGTCGGCTGATAACTCTCCTCCATTAGAATCTTGTGCATGCAAATTGAAGGGCTTATTCCTTTGATGTCGGCAATAGTCCATCCTAGAGCAGCTTTGTGATCCCTTAAAACTCGAAGTACCTTTTCCTCTTCAAGATCTGTCAAGGCAGAAGAAATAATAACTGGTAGCTTAGAGTTATCATCTAAATAAGCATACCTTAAATGAGAGGGCAACGACTTAAGCTCATGTTTTGGAGGTTCTTCTATTGAAGGTTTTGGTCTAGAAGGATTTCTACCAAGCTCTTCCAATTCTGGCTTTTTCAAGGGCAAGTAAAATGGTGAAGCTTCCAAATACCGTGCATACTCCTGAATACTTGTATTCGTAGATTGAGTAGTCCCAGAGTGAACAATACATCCTTCTAGTGTGTCATTTGGCATTGTATCGCGAAAGCTCTCAATTATCTCCTTATCAATGGTGTCTATTTGAAGGCATGTGTCGATCTCCGATGGATATTTCATTGCTTCAAATACATTGAAAGTGACTTGCTCATTTTGCACCCTAAGGATTAGTTTTCCTTCTTGGACATCAATAAGAGTTCTTCCCGTGGCCAAGAATGGTCGGCCTAAAATGATTGGTATCTCTCAATCTTCAATCATatccaaaacaataaaatctgcAGGAAATATAAACTTGTCGACCTTAACAAGTACGTCCTCAATCATTCCTCTAGGATACTTTATAGACCTATCTGCCAATTGAAGAGAAACAGTTGTTGCCTTTGGTTCACCAAGTCCTAATTTCCTGAAAACAGATAAAGGCATCAAATTAATACTTACACCTAAATCACACAAAGCTTTATCAAAATAGGTATTTCCAATAGTGCATGGGATAGAAAAACTCCCTGGATCTTTCAACTTCGGTGGCAATTTATTCTGTAGAATTGCAGTTGACTCTTCAGTTAACAACACGGTTTCATGCTCTTCTAATTTCCTCTTGTTggataaaatttctttcatgAATTTAGCATAGCTTGGCATTTGTTCTAATGCATCTGCAAAAGGAATGTTAATATGCAATTTTTTAAAGACATCAAGAAATTTAGAGAACTGcttatctaatttatttttccgaAGGCGCTGAGGAAACGGGATTGGAGGGACATAAGCTTTGACTGGTGCTGATTGTTGTGATTGTGGAATTTCTGCACTTGCTGTCTCATATGTTCTAGTGGTGTCTTTAGTTTGCTCCATGTTATCTTCTTCAACTTCCTTTACTTCTTTTGGTGGATCTTCAAGTTGTCTACCATTCCGAAGCATAATTGCATTCATTTGTTCCTTTGGATTTGTCTCTGTGTTGCTCGATAGAGAGCCTTGTGGTCTGTTGGATAACAAGTTTGCAATCTGACCCATTTGCACCTCGAGGTTCCGGATTGATGCAGCTTGATTCTGAAAAGTTGTCTCTGTTTTGGTCATGAATTGagacatattttttgtaagtTGGGTAAGAGCATCTTCTAAATTTGACTTCTTCTCTTGTGATTGGAACCCTGGAGGTAGCTTCAATGTATTTTGAGTGTTGTTCCATGACAAATTCGGGTGGTTTCTCCAGCCAGAATTATAGGTACTAGAATATGGGTTATTTTGTTGCCTCTGGAAGTTTGACACATAATGAGCTTGTTCAGCAGATGACGACGCAAAAGGACTTCCAACTTGGCAGTTGACATTGGTATGGTTCCCTCCGCATAATTCACACACTTGAGTTTGAATAGCACTAACATTTAGGTGCTCCAGCTTATTAGATAAAGCAGTCATCTGTGCAGATAAAGTAGTGACAACATCAACATTATGGGCTCCTACAATTTTCCTTGGCATTGATCGCTCTGAAGTCCACTGGTAATTGTTGGATGCCATCTCCTCCAATAATTCATAAGCTGCTTCTGGTGTTTTTCCCATTAACGTTCCTCCTGCTGCAGCATCAATCATTGTTCTGGTATTGGATCCCAAACCATTGTAAAATGTCTGCACCTGAAGCCAAACTGGTAGACCATGATGTGAGCATTTTCTTAGTAGGTCTTTGTATCTCTCCCACGCTTCATATAATGATTCCATCTCGAACTGAGCAAAGGTTGTGATGTCATTCCTCAACTTGGCTGTTTTTGCTGGAGGAAAGTACTTTGCTAAAAACTTTTGTGCTAAACCATCCCAAGTAGTGATTGTTCCAGCAGGGAGTGAGTTCAACCACTCTTTTGCTTTATCCCTcaatgaaaatggaaaaacCCTTAGCCTGATAGCATTGTCTGAAACACCATTTTGCTTAAATGTGTCACaaatttttgagaaatttgcAATATGAGCATTTGGATCATCATTTGGCATCCCAGCAAACTGTACTGACGTCTGAATCATCTGGATTACGACTggcttaatttcaaaattattggctTGAACGGTGGGGCGTGCAATGCTTGAGCGAGCACCATTAACTGTAGGCACAACATAATCTCTTAAGGGTCTCGCATCCTCATTTCCATGTAATGCTTCGTCAGCCATGATTAGTTGTTGCTCTTGTAAagcttctctcttttctttattaagccTTCTACACGTACGTTCAATCTCTGGATCAAAAggcaataaatcaaaacttcttgagcgtctcataaaattaaacaagaacaaaaaataaaataaaataaaaataataaaaataaaattcaaattaaactaaGGTTAGTTGGTATCAATACTAATCCAaacaatccccggcaacggcgccaaaaacttgttgcgTAAATTAGCAAGTGTACTAGTCggcacaagtaatataatgaagagTAGAGTATCGTCTCACAGAGATTGTATATCCTATTAGTTACCGAAATTATTCTAACCCTTATCTATTTGAACAATCGAATAAgcgaatttagattaaaattaataaaataaaataattaaaaattaaataaagatgtaGACAGTAATAGAAATCACCAAGAGATTAAGACACTAGGACATCCGATTTCACCATaaccaatccaatttaatcctccatctatgctattaaaatttattacccatgttgacagtgaattttcctaatttattcaatatccTCTCTCgagtaatttcaaaaatatctcCACATATCAACCCACTATATCTCTATGTGAATTAAAATATGCAAAGATTCATTAAGCTCTATGAAAATTCTTAGATAAAACTGCACGAATCACGTTGGCACATCTCTGTCTTTCGTTCAATTCATGGCATCCATTACACAgagcaaaaatacataaatctccTCTCGGTCTCATTATGTATtctcaaatcattcaaatattggccagatatttaaaagcattaagcacaataatgaacactcaatcatggaataataaattaaaagtaacatagatttatggaattaaatcttCATAGTTAGGCTACATCATAGccctagtaaaataaattagctcatgggaatataaagagaattcattaatttaattggaaaCATTCAAGCAAGATAatagagaagagagaaagaagaacTCAAGAATTAATGTGTCTTCCTTCTGCTCTAAATTATTCCTGCTGCTCTTCGGTTTTCGTTCAAGACTTCCGGCTGCTACtctattatttcttttctcttggCTTACTATTATTCCCCTTGTGCGACTGCCTTTCTTCCCTTTTATAATGTTGTGGTTTCTTCCAAATCCTTAAAGGAAAAGGATTGCAAATCCAGCCCACGAtccttaaatgaaaaaaattaaaaacaaaagcccAACCGCCTATTTCATTCATAAGCCAATCAtaattaaaagcaaaagcCTCTCCACGTGTTGCATGCCATATTCTCTTTGTAAAtgaattcttcaatgcttccTCCACGTGCTGCATGCATGCtctatgattaattaaattaaatcctttGTGATTTGTTCCAATTAATTCTCTTTAATCCCATATTGtacctaaaataataaaatatgaaaattaaaataaaattaacataataaaacataaaattaagttatggaagcattaaaataatagataaattatgagCACATCAAAGAATATGTTAATATTCCTATAGGTGTTATTGGCATTGATCAGTGTCTCATTCTTGACTTTATTCAAGACACAACAAATCAAGACAATATTAGAGAACCCCTCATACAAGAAGTTGTTCTAGAAGAACAAACTCTACCACATCAATAACTTATGCCATTAAAGAGATGCAGTAGAGAAATGAGAAGTGCATTGCTAGATCATTACATTGCATTTCTCCACAACATGAGGCAGACATTGAAGTGATGGAAGACGATCCAATCAATTTCCGTCAAGCCATGGAAAGTTTCAACTCTCAAAAGTGGATTGATGCCATGAATGAAGAGATGAAGTCCATAAAAGACAATGATGTATGGGATCTTGTCCCATTGCTAGAAGGTGTGAAACATATTGGTTgcaaatgaatatttaagaccaaaatgGATTCGAAAGGTAATATGGAGAGGTACAAGGCGCGCCTTGCCGCAAAGGGCTTTGCACAGAAAGAAGGCATCGACTATAAAGAGATTTTCTCTCCGGTTTCTTTGAAAGACTCTTTTAGGATTATAACATCATTAGTGGCGCATTTCGATCTTGAGGTATATCATACGGATGTAAAGACGGCGTTTCTCAATAGCGACATTGATGAGACAATCTATGTGATGCAGCTAGAAAATTTTGTGTCTGGAGACCCAAAGAATATGGTTTGCAAACTTAAGAAATCCATCTATAGGCTCAAACAAACATCTCGACAATGGTATTTCAAGTTTCATCAAGTGATCATCTCATTTAGTTTTGAGATGAATTTGTTCTATGGGAGCAAGTATATTTTTCTGGTTTTATATGTCGATGACATTATGCTTGCCAGCAGCGATATAGGCTTATTGCAGGACACTAAGAGATTTCTAGGTAAGAATTTTaagatgaaagatcttggtgacACATCTTTTGTATTAGGCATATAGATACACCGGGATCACTCCCAGTGTATTCTAGGATTATCACAAAAGAGCTATATCGACACAGTTGTCAAGAGATATGGCATGCCAAATTGCAAACCAGGTGATACCCCTATTGCTAAAGAAGACAAGTTTAATCTCAATCAGTGCCTCAAGAATAACTTTGAGGAGAAAGAAATGCAGAAGATTCTTTATACATCAGTAGTAGGAAGTTTGATGTATGCTCAGGTTTGTACGCGATTGGATATTACATACATTACTCGGATGTTGGGTAGATATTTAAGTAATCCAAGAATAGACCGTTGGAAAGTAGCCAAACAAGTGTTGCGGTACTTACAGTGAATAAAAGACTACATGCTCACATATCATAGGTCTGATCAGCTTGAGATCGTTGGGTATACTGACTCCAATTTTGTTGGATGCCAAGATAGTATGAAATCCACTTCGGGTTACATCTATTTGCTAGCTAGGGGTATTGTCTCTTGAAACAGTGCTAAACAGTCTCTTATATCCTCTTCTATGATGGCAGCAAAGTTTATAGTATATTATAAGGCATCCAATCACGAAATATGATTACATAATTTTGTCACATGGCTGCGCATAGTAGATGGTGCTGATAGaccacaaaaattattttgtgacaAGAAGTCAACAGTGCTTATTCCAATAACAATAGGAGCTCGACGAAGTCGAAGCATATAGACATCAAGTTTCTAGTTGTTAAAGAAAGATTTCAGAGTGGACAGTTGTCTATAGAGCACATTGGCATAGACTCCATGATTGTGGATCCGCTTACTAAGGAATTGCcacccaaaatatttcatgAGCACACTACTCGTATGGGTATCATGTCATTTAAAGATATTCAGTTTTAGTAAGAGTTTGTGATTTTAGATGCTCTTATAACATATACATTTTCAGTTATTTCAGTTATAGATGTTTCCAGTTATTTTCTacataaataaagttttggtGTAGTCACACTCTAATTTTGGTATGATTTCATCTTATTAAGATTTAAGGTGAACCATTTGGAAATGGACATATTAAGTTCACATTACGTGAAATTTCCATGCTACACATCCACATCATTATCTATGTCATTCAGTCGTATTGGCACAGTGACTATTGATGGGTCGAGTTACGAAAGTTGTAACGAAGGCTGCTTTAATCTTAGGTTGGTACGGTTGATGAACCAGATTGGTTATAGATACATTTTAGTAATGACAGTAAGGTTGAGCTCATTCGGTTATTTTTTCAGAGCATAATTATAAAGTTATACATATAGCCcaagtgggagattgttggatttttaatccaatattGTTAGATCCTTAATCCAATTTTGAgcttatatgtgaatagtaaTATGTTGTGGACTGCAATATATAAGTTAAGTccaattaaaagtgatctatTTAGATTTTCGTTATTACGGGCTTTAA contains:
- the LOC127902218 gene encoding uncharacterized protein LOC127902218, yielding MADEALHGNEDARPLRDYVVPTVNGARSSIARPTVQANNFEIKPVVIQMIQTSVQFAGMPNDDPNAHIANFSKICDTFKQNGVSDNAIRLRVFPFSLRDKAKEWLNSLPAGTITTWDGLAQKFLAKYFPPAKTAKLRNDITTFAQFEMESLYEAWERYKDLLRKCSHHGLPVWLQVQTFYNGLGSNTRTMIDAAAGGTLMGKTPEAAYELLEEMASNNYQWTSERSMPRKIVGAHNVDVVTTLSAQMTALSNKLEHLNVSAIQTQVCELCGGNHTNVNCQVGSPFASSSAEQAHYVSNFQRQQNNPYSSTYNSGWRNHPNLSWNNTQNTLKLPPGFQSQEKKSNLEDALTQLTKNMSQFMTKTETTFQNQAASIRNLEVQMGQIANLLSNRPQGSLSSNTETNPKEQMNAIMLRNGRQLEDPPKEVKEVEEDNMEQTKDTTRTYETASAEIPQSQQSAPVKAYVPPIPFPQRLRKNKLDKQFSKFLDVFKKLHINIPFADALEQMPSYAKFMKEILSNKRKLEEHETVLLTEESTAILQNKLPPKLKDPGSFSIPCTIGNTYFDKALCDLGVSINLMPLSVFRKLGLGEPKATTVSLQLADRSIKYPRGMIEDVLVKVDKFIFPADFIVLDMIED